The following is a genomic window from Roseitalea porphyridii.
GCGCTTGCATTCGGCGTCGGAGCTGGCGGCGCGGCGGGTGCCCAGAGGGGCATCGACATCCTCAAGCTGGAGCTCGTTCGTGCGCTGGGCCAACTCGGCACACCCTGCTACGCGACGATCGACGCCTCGGTTCTGTCACACCGCTGACTTGCCGGCGCAGGATCAATCAGATCCCCTCCGCCAGGCAAGCGGTACGCCCACCGCCGGCGCGGCAATGGCTGAAGGCATCGCTGTCATGCCGCTGGCCGGAGCAGAACGGGGTCAGCTTTTTCCGGGCAGCGGATGATCCGTGACCAGCCGCATGCCCAGATGCGGAGGCGGGGCGCCGACCGCGCAGCCGCCGCGCGCCGGATCGCGCACGAGGAACGGGATCACAGCCTCGTGCTCACCACCGACGATATAGGCCGGGCATTGCGGCATCTGCTTGGTGCCCGACCCGTCAATGTAGCAGTCCTGCGTCCACTCCCAGACACTGCCGTTCAGGTCCGCGATTCCCTCTTTCGTCATCGACCATGACCCGGACGGACGTAGGCGGCGCTCGGTTCTGTCTTCGAGCAGATAATCCGATGCCCATGAAAGGGACGGATCGGTGAAGATCGGATCGGGCGTTTCCGGCAGGACGGGTTCGGCCATCGCATGCCATTCCCGCGCGGTCGGCAGCCGGAAGGGGTGCCGGGAGACGCGGTTGATCCAGACCAGATATTCGTTGACGTCGAGCCAGTTCAGACCGGTCGCCGGCCATTCATCGGGATTGCCGCCAGGCGGCGGCCTGAGCGCATGCGTGCACGCGCCGTCGTCATGGCATCGGTTCCATTCGGCGATCGTGACTTCACGGGCTTGCACGAAGAGCGGCCCGCCGCCCTCGGCGACGGCGGGCTTTGCCGCCATGAGCGGGATGTAGTCCATGTCAGGACCGCGCGGGACCGCAAAGGCTGCGATGACGGCGACGCACAGACCCGTCACGACCAGAGCCAGCGCTCTGCATCGCATCGATCCCGCTATCGCCGTCATCGCCGATGTCTCCGCCGTCAGCCCTGGAAGGATCGCGGCGCCACGACCTGCTCCATCAGATCGTTGTTCCATGGGCCCTCGACCACGAAGTGGGCCGTCGCACCCTTGAGGGCGGCGATGATCAGGTTGTGGTTGACGTAGGCGTAGACGCCCGGCTGCTCGAACGTGTACATCGCCGCCGCCGCGCAACCGCCGCGGACGAACCATGTTTCGACGCCCGTCAACGGCGGATCGGTGAACGATGTCTCCCAGACATAGTTGCCGTGCCCGCCGATCAGGTGCGGCCGGCTGTCCACGTTGCACGAATTGTGCACCATCAGCACGGTCTCGCCGACCCGGGCCTTGAGGGCGTTGGCGCCGGTGAGTGCGCCCACCGCGCCGTTGAAGACCTGATGCGTGGGCACGAGCGTCGCCATCGCCTCGAGGCTGTCGGCATAGTCGTCGCCGGCCGTGTCGTAGAACCTGAAGTCGCCGTTCCCGTCGCGCGGCAGGTAGTAGTCCTGCTCGCCCAGATAGGCGATCGAGTCATAGCGCAGCGGATTGCCTTCGGCGTCCTTCAGCCCGTCGCGCGGCAGAACCATGATGGCGCCGTTCATGCCGTGGCAGACATGGTAGGGGATCATCGCGCCGCCCGGCGCGCAGTGATAGGTGAAGCAGCCCGCCTTGGTGGCCTTCCAGCGCAGAACCGTTTCCTCGCCCGGATAGATGTGGGTGAGCGCACCGCCACCGAGCGCGCCCGTGGAGGCGTGGAAGTCGATATTGTGCTCCATGGCGCTTTCGACAGGATTGCGCAGCGTCAGTTCCACGTAATCATCCTGATGAACGATGATAAGCGGACCGGGAACCGAACCGTTGTAGGTCAGCGCCCAGATGCTCGCGCCGGTATCCTCGTCGACCGTCATCAGCCGCTCATGGGTGACCATTTCGATCTCGACGATCTTTGGCGGACCGCTGGCGACCTGCTCATGCTCGGGGGCGAAAGGCGGATCGACGAGTTCCTGGCGGACCCGCTCGAGACCGGACAGATCCGCAGGCGCGGCGTCGGCCATCGCGTC
Proteins encoded in this region:
- the nirK gene encoding copper-containing nitrite reductase; this encodes MRKSINAEQVLTSRRNVLRGTALAGAAALTGGVAQASLLPRHAPAVSAGTRRPPIIKVEAGPDAMADAAPADLSGLERVRQELVDPPFAPEHEQVASGPPKIVEIEMVTHERLMTVDEDTGASIWALTYNGSVPGPLIIVHQDDYVELTLRNPVESAMEHNIDFHASTGALGGGALTHIYPGEETVLRWKATKAGCFTYHCAPGGAMIPYHVCHGMNGAIMVLPRDGLKDAEGNPLRYDSIAYLGEQDYYLPRDGNGDFRFYDTAGDDYADSLEAMATLVPTHQVFNGAVGALTGANALKARVGETVLMVHNSCNVDSRPHLIGGHGNYVWETSFTDPPLTGVETWFVRGGCAAAAMYTFEQPGVYAYVNHNLIIAALKGATAHFVVEGPWNNDLMEQVVAPRSFQG
- a CDS encoding formylglycine-generating enzyme family protein, which encodes MRCRALALVVTGLCVAVIAAFAVPRGPDMDYIPLMAAKPAVAEGGGPLFVQAREVTIAEWNRCHDDGACTHALRPPPGGNPDEWPATGLNWLDVNEYLVWINRVSRHPFRLPTAREWHAMAEPVLPETPDPIFTDPSLSWASDYLLEDRTERRLRPSGSWSMTKEGIADLNGSVWEWTQDCYIDGSGTKQMPQCPAYIVGGEHEAVIPFLVRDPARGGCAVGAPPPHLGMRLVTDHPLPGKS